The Streptomyces sp. NBC_00459 DNA segment CCCCGCCCGAGGAGTTCGAGATCAGCCTCTCCGTCGCGTACGTGCGGCGAGCAGGTGCGAGGACGCGATCAACCTCCTGCGGACGACGATCGGCTCACCCACCGCGATCCTGTCGAACCCCGTTCAGCGGTTCGTCCGGGACGTCCGCGTCCTCACCTCGCACGGTGCGATCCGCATCGACCAGTCGGCGGAACAGAACGGGCGCCGCCTCCTGGACCCAACAGATTCGACCCGAGACAAGGAGCCCATCCGCGCATGAACGACTTCACCGTCATCGACGGCATCGCGCACATCACCGATCCCGCGCTGTACGAGACCTGGCTCGACCGCGAGGACTACAAGTCCGCCGTCGCACAGGCCGACACGCCCGAGCGGACCGCCATCAAGCGTCTGCTCGTCGACTTCGAGGCGGACCTCGCCCGGATGGTGCGCGACGGCTCGGTGCAGGAGAACGTCGTTGACGTGATGAGGCGATACATCGTCGAGGACTACATCCAGCACGACCCAAACACGCCCGGCAACGGCCTCGACAACCTCATAGAGCACTTCCGCCACGTTCCGACCGGCAACGGCACTCCGCCGCCAGTGGTGAACGTGGTCCTGGAGGGCGATCTGGCCTGCGTCATGATGAAAGCGCCGACGCCGGACCCGGTGAGCCCCGGCAAGACCTACGACTGGTACATCCTGACCGTGTTCCGCGTGCGCGACGGCAAGCTCGCCGAGCACTGGAGTGCCTTCCGCAAGATGGCCGCGCCACTGCCGGGGAACTGAGAGGCGAGCCCGGCCCAGTCACGGATCCTCGCCGCAACGCCCGCTCCGGCCGCGCCGCCACACGCTCCCCATCGCGCAGCGAACGCACAACTCCCCGATGAGGCAGGCCAGTTCGAGGCCGTCCGGGTCGCTCTCCCCGAACACGAAGGCCCCGCCCCAAACCCGTAGCCGTAGCCGTACCGCCGGCCGAGATGCCTCTGCACCGCCGTCCGCCGCCGCGCCCTTGCGCAGTGAAGAACGCGTCCGGCGATGCCCAAGGACGAAGAAAGAGAACCGAGATGACCATGACGTTGCCCAAAGTGAGCAGGTTCCCCGAGTCGCCCTATCTCAGCGAGGAGGGACGGCGTATGCGCGACGCGGTGCGCGCGGCGGCGCCCGGACTCGCCGAACGTGCCCGCGAGGGGGAGTTGCTGGGCGCACTCGCACCCGAGACGGTCTCGGTGCTGCACGAGATCGGCGTATTCCGCATCACCGTCCCGCTGGAACTGGGCGGGTTCGCACTCGGCGCTCGCGACACCACCGAGGTCGTGCGTGAGCTCGGACGCGTCGACGGCTCGGCCGGCTGGACGGTGATCGTCTCCAGCGCGTCCCGGAGCGCGCTCGCACTCGACGACCGTGTGAAGGACGAGGTCTTCGCCGACATCGAGACCTGGCAGGGGCCGCTCCTGTTCGGAGCCACCGTCTTCGCGCCGAAGGTCGGCGACGGGCGCAAGGTCGAAGGCGGCTGGATGGTGAAGGGCCGCTGGGCGTTCGGCAGCGGCTGCAAGATCGCGAAGTGGGGCTCGGTCGGTTTCGAGTACGACGACCCCGACACCGGAGAACGGCGTCGTGCGATGGGGCTCCTCTCCCAGGACCAGTACACGATCGTCGACGACTGGCAGGTCATGGGCATGAGTGCCACGTCGAGCAACAGTGTGCGGGCCGACGAGGAGGTGTTCGTCCCCGAGTACCGGGTCATCCACACCATGGACATGCCCGCGCGCATGGACGCCCTGCGCGGCAAGTACCAGGGAGTCGGGTTCATGCACTCCGCGATCGGAACCATGGTCGCCACGACGACGGCGTTCGCGGCGCTCGCACTGGGCATGACCGAGGGCGCACTCGACGCCTTCGTCGAGCAGGCCGCCAAGCGGCCGCCGTTCAATCTGCCGTATCCGAACATGGCCGCCATGGCCTCCACACAGGTCGTGGCGGGCAAGGCGAGGGCCGTCATCAACACGGCCGCATCGGTCATCGAGCGCCAGGTGGACGAGATCGACCGACGCGCGATGGCGGGCGAGGACTTCCACCCGTGGGAGGAACCGGAGATCACGATGGATCTCGTCCATCAGATCCACGCGTGTCTCAGCGTGATCGACGGACTCCAACTGACGCTGGGCTCCTCGACCGTCGGCCTGTCCAACCCGATCCAGCGGTTCGTTCGGGACGTGCATGTGCTGGCGACCCACGGCGCGTTCCGGATCGATCCGATGGCCGAGATCAACGGTCGGGACATCTTCGGGCTGGAGCCGCTGCCGGTGCTGGCCGCCCTCAGCTCGCCCACTCCCCCGAAGCTGCCCCCGAACGCGGCCAACGGCAGCTTCCCCGGCCCGGTGCCGCGCCCCGCGTGAACCGATTCCGCTCGTATTCGCGCCGGAGCGCCATCGACCGGTGAGGCGGGCAGCGGTGCCACCGGCCGGGTGACGAAGTCACAGCACTTGAGGAGGGGCCTGCGGCAGAAACGGAACCCGCGACCGGCGTACCGCAGGCCTCTCCTTCCTGGCCCACATGCGGTCGGCCGGACCCAACGGCCAACGCAAGACAGCAGATGCAAGACAGCAGACCCAAGTCACCAGTTGACACCAGTTGAAACCCAGGTCACTCCAAGCAACACGATCGCCGCCGACGCCTCCCCGCCGCCGTGCCCGTGACCGATCGAGCCGCCCTCTGCAATAGCCGCCGCGCCAATGGGGCCGCGGCGCATCCGTAACGGAGGCTTTCCCATGACCACTTCCGTGCCGACGGACGACACCGTCCCGCCTTCGTCCGAAGCAGGCTGGAAGTCCTATCTCGCCGACCTCTGGAATGCTCCACCGCGTGCCAGGGCCGCGCTGGCCGGCTGTCTCCTCCTCATGCTGGTGAGTCCTTCCGGTCTCTCCGCCATGACGACGTTCGTCGTGCCGTCGTTCGCCAAGGACACGGGCGCCGCCGAATCCGCCGGCATCCTTGTGTTCGTCACCTTCCCGCTACTGATCGGGCCGATCACCCTGCCCTTCGCGGGCCGTTGGGTGGATCGGCTGGGCGCGCGCAGGGTCGCGGTCCCCTCCGCTGTCCTCTACGCCGGACTGACCGCCCTCGTCCCGCTGTGCGGGTCCAGCGTGCCCATGCTGGCGGTCGTGCTGATCCTGGCGTCCACGTTCGGCTTCATGTCAGGGCTCGCTGTCGTCTTCAAGGTTGTCTCGACCTGGCTGCCGCAGCACAAGGGCGTCGGATTCGCTCTCATCGGCGTCGCGTCCAGCGTGGCCGCCGCCGTGTTCTCACCCGTGTTCCAGTGGCTGATCAGCGGTAGCGCCGGACTCGGCTGGAAGGGTGCCTACCTGCTGGTGGCTGCGGTCATCGCACTCGTGGCGATCCCCACGGCCATGTTCCTCATCTCGGAGCCGACGGCACCGCGTGCGACCGGGCCCGACGTACAGCTGCCGCGTCTTCCGGGTGTCCCGTTGCCCAGGGCGGTCCGGACGCGGGTCTGGATCTCCATCACGGTCTCCCTCGCCTTCGCGGCAGCCGGCCCGATGACGGTGCGGCAGAACGCGGTCGGATTCTTCAGTGAGCGCGGATTCACCGAGGCGACGGTCTCACTGTCCTTGTCCGCGCTGTTCGCCGCGTCGGTCGTCGGACTTCTCGTCGG contains these protein-coding regions:
- a CDS encoding nuclear transport factor 2 family protein, coding for MNDFTVIDGIAHITDPALYETWLDREDYKSAVAQADTPERTAIKRLLVDFEADLARMVRDGSVQENVVDVMRRYIVEDYIQHDPNTPGNGLDNLIEHFRHVPTGNGTPPPVVNVVLEGDLACVMMKAPTPDPVSPGKTYDWYILTVFRVRDGKLAEHWSAFRKMAAPLPGN
- a CDS encoding acyl-CoA dehydrogenase family protein, whose protein sequence is MSRFPESPYLSEEGRRMRDAVRAAAPGLAERAREGELLGALAPETVSVLHEIGVFRITVPLELGGFALGARDTTEVVRELGRVDGSAGWTVIVSSASRSALALDDRVKDEVFADIETWQGPLLFGATVFAPKVGDGRKVEGGWMVKGRWAFGSGCKIAKWGSVGFEYDDPDTGERRRAMGLLSQDQYTIVDDWQVMGMSATSSNSVRADEEVFVPEYRVIHTMDMPARMDALRGKYQGVGFMHSAIGTMVATTTAFAALALGMTEGALDAFVEQAAKRPPFNLPYPNMAAMASTQVVAGKARAVINTAASVIERQVDEIDRRAMAGEDFHPWEEPEITMDLVHQIHACLSVIDGLQLTLGSSTVGLSNPIQRFVRDVHVLATHGAFRIDPMAEINGRDIFGLEPLPVLAALSSPTPPKLPPNAANGSFPGPVPRPA
- a CDS encoding MFS transporter, producing MTTSVPTDDTVPPSSEAGWKSYLADLWNAPPRARAALAGCLLLMLVSPSGLSAMTTFVVPSFAKDTGAAESAGILVFVTFPLLIGPITLPFAGRWVDRLGARRVAVPSAVLYAGLTALVPLCGSSVPMLAVVLILASTFGFMSGLAVVFKVVSTWLPQHKGVGFALIGVASSVAAAVFSPVFQWLISGSAGLGWKGAYLLVAAVIALVAIPTAMFLISEPTAPRATGPDVQLPRLPGVPLPRAVRTRVWISITVSLAFAAAGPMTVRQNAVGFFSERGFTEATVSLSLSALFAASVVGLLVGGMVLDRTDRPLVVVPMLAAVPVGLVIALVNHGSMPLLFIAMIFLGFATGAESSLGPFLIARYFGLASFAQLQGLTLAISTLSLGMSPFLVSAVQTATGSYTVPVIALTSLTVVAVVLAAILPKFPPQWKVGNAPDQTAQSA